In one window of Microtus pennsylvanicus isolate mMicPen1 chromosome 2, mMicPen1.hap1, whole genome shotgun sequence DNA:
- the LOC142844103 gene encoding uncharacterized protein LOC142844103, whose amino-acid sequence MSKPAPAKIVHLAVPPVQPFLGPGRADFTHLFTGRSRNPHPRTWPEPGPLPDLQPPERSQPPPTRGGLRGPRTQFRFPWTAPGRRIPSGHKESTGGFDLGRAGSALASPGGLPVLGPGQRPGRPRRARAERRGSPDGTSRRLPSSPEGMPRRAARRARMEREPLAAAPSPSPRPAGAPGPRELRRRGAGGAEPDTHPAQGSSTPSVPPRRLRAPHLLLPPRGREEGWWKRKGRAVRALCPLPSGRSRPSARLPSPLASGAAPPPAWPAVVRSTP is encoded by the exons GCCAGCACCGGCCAAGATAGTCCATCTGGCTGTGCCCCCAGTTCAACCCTTTCTGGGCCCAGGCCGGGCGGACTTCACTCACCTCTTCACAGGGCGATCCAGAAATCCTCATCCGAGAACATGGCCAGAGCCCGGGCCGCTCCCCGACCTCCAACCGCCAGAGCGATCACAGCCGCCCCCCACTCGGGGGGGCTTAAGGGGGCCAAGAACG CAGTTTAGGTTTCCATGGACAGCCCCAGGGCGGCGAATCCCGAGCGGACACAAAGAGAGCACCGGTGGCTTTGATCTTGGGCGAGCAGGCTCCGCATTAGCGTCGCCGGGCGGCCTCCCAGTCCTAGGGCCCGGCCAGCGCCCCGGCCGCCCGCGCCGGGCTCGGGCGGAACGTCGAGGCTCTCCAGATGGAACGTCGAGGCGCCTCCCCAGCAGCCCGGAAGGAATGCCGCGCCGCGCCGCGCGCCGGGCCCGGATGGAACGTGAGCCCCTCGCAGCCGCGCCGAGCCCCTCTCCCCGCCCGGCCGGCGCCCCGGGGCCGCGCGAGCTACGGCGACGCGGAGCCGGCGGGGCCGAACCTGACACACACCCAGCGCAGGGCTCCTCGACCCCGAGCGTCCCCCCTCGGCGGCTTCGAGCCCCCCACCTTCTTCTCCCCCCccggggaagggaggagggttgGTGGAAGAGGAAGGGGCGGGCGGTGCGAGCCCTCTGCCCGCTCCCCTCCGGCCGCTCCAGGCCCAGCGCTCGCCTCCCTTCCCCTCTGGCCTCGGGAGCTGCCCCGCCCCCGGCCTGGCCGGCTGTAGTCCGCAGCACCCCCTAG